One window of the Bdellovibrionales bacterium genome contains the following:
- a CDS encoding methylcrotonoyl-CoA carboxylase: MPILNSHINNKDKDFLKNKEWMQSLIQDFRHQVDLVKKGGGTEATEKHKSRGKLTARERVEALIDPGSSLLEFSSLAANDLYDGAAPSAGIITGMGIIHGQECIIVANDATVKGGTYFPMTVKKHLRAQEIAFENELPCIYLVDSGGAFLPKQDEVFPDRDHFGRIFYNQARMSARGISQISVVMGSCTAGGAYVPAMSDENIIVKDNGTIFLGGPPLVKAATGEVVSAQDLGGAQVHCFTSGVTDHFAENDQEALAICRDIVFHLNQRKKQNINLIAPKEPVHSPEDIYGVIPSDSKIPFDVREVISRIVDGSEMHEFKENYATSIVTGFAHIWGMPVGIIANNGVLFSESALKATHFIELCEQRRVPIIFLQNITGFMVGQKYENEGIAKQGAKMVMAVSNATVPKFTVVIGGSYGAGNYGMCGRAFQPRQLWMWPNARISVMGGEQAANVLLTVKMDQLADSKKTLSAKEQDDFKSPILAKYQKESSAYYSTSRLWDDGIIDPKDTRHVLALGLRASLNSEWIPQNPGVYRM, from the coding sequence ATGCCCATTCTTAATTCGCACATTAACAACAAAGACAAAGACTTTCTTAAGAACAAAGAATGGATGCAATCTCTTATCCAAGACTTCCGCCACCAGGTCGATTTGGTGAAAAAAGGTGGGGGAACCGAGGCCACCGAAAAACATAAAAGTCGAGGCAAACTCACTGCCCGCGAAAGAGTCGAGGCCCTCATCGATCCCGGCAGCTCTCTTCTCGAGTTCTCATCGTTAGCCGCCAATGATCTTTATGACGGAGCTGCGCCGAGTGCGGGAATCATTACCGGCATGGGTATTATTCACGGCCAGGAATGCATCATCGTGGCCAATGATGCCACTGTTAAGGGCGGCACCTATTTTCCAATGACGGTGAAGAAACACCTTCGCGCCCAGGAAATCGCTTTCGAAAATGAACTGCCTTGTATTTATCTCGTGGACAGTGGAGGAGCTTTTCTTCCTAAGCAGGACGAAGTTTTCCCAGATCGCGACCATTTTGGACGCATCTTTTATAACCAAGCTCGAATGTCAGCGCGGGGCATTTCGCAAATCTCGGTCGTCATGGGAAGCTGTACCGCGGGCGGTGCCTACGTTCCGGCGATGAGTGATGAAAACATTATCGTCAAAGATAACGGCACTATTTTTCTCGGAGGCCCCCCTTTAGTTAAAGCAGCGACGGGGGAAGTGGTTTCGGCCCAAGATTTGGGTGGAGCTCAAGTGCACTGTTTTACCAGCGGAGTGACAGATCACTTTGCGGAAAATGATCAAGAGGCCTTAGCAATTTGCCGCGATATCGTTTTTCATCTCAATCAACGAAAAAAACAAAACATAAATCTTATAGCTCCGAAGGAGCCAGTTCATTCCCCCGAGGATATTTACGGCGTAATTCCTTCGGATTCTAAAATTCCATTTGATGTGCGCGAGGTGATTTCGCGGATCGTGGATGGAAGTGAGATGCACGAGTTTAAGGAAAACTATGCCACTTCGATCGTCACAGGCTTTGCCCATATTTGGGGAATGCCGGTAGGGATCATCGCGAACAACGGTGTTCTTTTTAGCGAATCTGCACTCAAGGCGACGCATTTTATTGAACTCTGCGAACAGCGTCGAGTTCCCATCATTTTTCTACAAAACATCACTGGATTTATGGTGGGACAAAAGTACGAAAACGAAGGTATCGCAAAACAAGGAGCGAAAATGGTGATGGCGGTGAGTAACGCCACAGTGCCTAAGTTTACCGTCGTCATTGGTGGCTCCTACGGGGCCGGGAATTACGGGATGTGCGGTCGCGCGTTTCAACCGCGCCAGCTCTGGATGTGGCCGAATGCTCGAATTTCTGTGATGGGTGGAGAGCAAGCGGCGAACGTCCTTCTCACGGTCAAGATGGATCAACTTGCCGACAGCAAAAAGACTCTTTCGGCGAAAGAGCAGGACGATTTTAAGTCCCCCATCCTTGCCAAATACCAAAAAGAAAGTTCTGCTTATTACTCAACCTCACGCCTTTGGGACGACGGCATTATCGATCCGAAAGATACGCGCCATGTTTTAGCTTTGGGTCTCCGCGCAAGTCTCAATAGCGAATGGATTCCGCAAAACCCCGGCGTGTACAGGATGTAA
- a CDS encoding class I SAM-dependent methyltransferase, protein MDKFIIIDEEGYFVLSQGIRLTDAEVGRKLFEQLYITDTLAVKTRFDNEDVFVEAFDKPLVAAQVSKENGRWTLIGPYEFEAPFDIKTLCLDEWDRFHGLTEKRIPFVFSRKAQAEFFNLLDEFSDETITIDGKTYEIPPFYIEDPSFKSENTWNNIYANNPQPNWDLSGAHPAIAPILPQLKMVKSRVVNFGCGRAHDAAALAHHGHVVTGVDYSPQALAQAREKYSSISTLTLLEGDALKMKVDRRFDIAFEHTLFCALMPSQRKELIRQWHRALDDQGFLLGIFFVMPKRAGPPYGCSEWELRELFENKFRPLFWKRWQQSPPHRQGTELVIYAQKISN, encoded by the coding sequence ATGGATAAATTTATTATTATCGACGAAGAGGGCTACTTTGTCCTCTCTCAGGGAATTCGCCTCACCGATGCCGAAGTGGGTCGCAAACTCTTTGAGCAGCTTTATATCACCGACACCCTCGCTGTAAAAACTCGCTTCGACAACGAGGATGTTTTTGTAGAAGCTTTCGATAAGCCCCTCGTGGCGGCACAGGTCTCCAAAGAAAACGGCCGATGGACCCTCATCGGTCCTTACGAATTCGAAGCCCCATTTGATATCAAAACATTGTGTCTTGATGAGTGGGATCGCTTCCACGGACTGACCGAAAAAAGAATCCCTTTCGTATTCTCACGAAAAGCTCAGGCGGAGTTTTTTAATCTCCTTGATGAGTTTTCTGACGAAACGATCACTATCGATGGGAAAACCTACGAAATTCCTCCTTTTTATATCGAAGATCCTAGTTTTAAATCCGAGAACACTTGGAACAATATCTACGCCAACAATCCCCAACCTAACTGGGATCTGAGCGGCGCCCATCCCGCCATTGCACCCATTCTCCCGCAACTCAAAATGGTCAAGAGTCGCGTTGTGAATTTTGGCTGTGGCCGCGCCCACGACGCTGCGGCTCTCGCGCACCACGGGCATGTGGTGACAGGCGTGGACTATTCTCCCCAAGCCCTCGCACAAGCTCGAGAAAAATATTCGAGCATTTCGACACTCACACTGCTCGAGGGCGACGCTCTCAAAATGAAAGTCGATCGACGTTTTGATATCGCGTTTGAACACACTTTGTTTTGCGCGCTGATGCCTTCGCAGAGAAAAGAACTCATTCGGCAGTGGCATCGCGCTCTCGATGATCAAGGCTTCCTGTTGGGAATCTTTTTTGTGATGCCCAAGAGAGCCGGGCCTCCCTACGGATGCTCCGAGTGGGAACTTCGAGAACTGTTCGAGAACAAATTCCGCCCCCTCTTTTGGAAACGTTGGCAGCAGTCCCCTCCCCACCGTCAGGGAACGGAACTGGTCATTTACGCTCAAAAGATTTCTAATTAA